The following proteins come from a genomic window of Nitrospirota bacterium:
- a CDS encoding imidazole glycerol phosphate synthase subunit HisF: MLTKRIIPCLDVKEGRVVKGVSFVNLRDAGDPVEA, from the coding sequence ATGTTGACCAAACGCATCATTCCCTGTCTGGACGTCAAAGAGGGCCGCGTGGTCAAGGGCGTCAGCTTTGTGAATCTCCGCGATGCCGGAGACCCGGTTGAAGC